A window from Hemicordylus capensis ecotype Gifberg chromosome 2, rHemCap1.1.pri, whole genome shotgun sequence encodes these proteins:
- the SPC24 gene encoding kinetochore protein Spc24 isoform X2: MVKIVRQHRLTHKTRVRAGRKEETTKRARRKRKFVFVCSRAAKGQISALRISAAANQAEGRQSWSPLGPSAEWCLASEPAMAAHSERIQGREKMSKELLEVMAGGRAVGVLKHNLAKQEQMLDKLLDTQKTAAQLIKELMTAEEMVAQKLSDREEELKASFQKLQKIEQSLLQASEEDTQMRTHTKERAGGVERRNQAAGEECRGRCLCFQVGYVSGPPLLPDLPHRLGLFL, translated from the exons ATGGTGAAAATAGTTAGACAACACAGACTTACTCATA AAACACGGGTGCGGGCGGGGAGGAAAGAAGAAACAACGAAACGGGCGCGCAGGAAGAGGAAGTTTGTATTTGTGTGTTCACGTGCTGCGAAGGGGCAAATCAGCGCCTTACGAATCTCGGCAGCAGCCAATCAAGCGGAGGGGCGCCAGAGTTGGAGTCCTCTCGGACCTAGCGCGGAGTGGTG CTTGGCAAGTGAACCTGCAATGGCAGCCCACAGTGAGCGAATACAAGGCAGGGAGAAGATGAGCAAGGAGCTGCTTGAAGTGATGGCAGGAGGCAGAGCGGTGGGCGTGCTGAAGCACAACCTAGCCAAACAGGAGCAGATGCTTGACAAACTCTTGGATACACAGAAGACCGCAGCACAACTGATCAAAG AGCTCATGACTGCGGAGGAGATGGTGGCCCAGAAACTTTCTGACAGGGAAGAAGAGCTGAAGGCAAGCTTCCAAAAACTGCAGAAGATTGAGCAAAGCTTGCTTCAGGCCAGTGAGGAGGATACCCAAATGAGGACCCACACC AAGGAAAGAGCTGGAGGTGTTGAGAGAAGAAATCAGGCAGCAGGAGAAGAATGCAGAGGAAGATGCCTGTGCTTCCAAGTCGGCTAC GTATCTGGCCCACCTTTATTACCAGATCTGCCACATCGACTGGGACTATTCCTGTGA
- the SPC24 gene encoding kinetochore protein Spc24 isoform X3 — MDACVQVGKRQNSNRLETRVRAGRKEETTKRARRKRKFVFVCSRAAKGQISALRISAAANQAEGRQSWSPLGPSAEWCLASEPAMAAHSERIQGREKMSKELLEVMAGGRAVGVLKHNLAKQEQMLDKLLDTQKTAAQLIKELMTAEEMVAQKLSDREEELKASFQKLQKIEQSLLQASEEDTQMRTHTNELRKELEVLREEIRQQEKNAEEDACASKSATYLAHLYYQICHIDWDYSCEPTMIKGIHYGPDIAQPISLDSSQYSSCFISDYLWSLVNTSW; from the exons ATGGACGCATGCGTACAAGTAGGAAAGAGGCAGAACTCAAATAGGCTTG AAACACGGGTGCGGGCGGGGAGGAAAGAAGAAACAACGAAACGGGCGCGCAGGAAGAGGAAGTTTGTATTTGTGTGTTCACGTGCTGCGAAGGGGCAAATCAGCGCCTTACGAATCTCGGCAGCAGCCAATCAAGCGGAGGGGCGCCAGAGTTGGAGTCCTCTCGGACCTAGCGCGGAGTGGTG CTTGGCAAGTGAACCTGCAATGGCAGCCCACAGTGAGCGAATACAAGGCAGGGAGAAGATGAGCAAGGAGCTGCTTGAAGTGATGGCAGGAGGCAGAGCGGTGGGCGTGCTGAAGCACAACCTAGCCAAACAGGAGCAGATGCTTGACAAACTCTTGGATACACAGAAGACCGCAGCACAACTGATCAAAG AGCTCATGACTGCGGAGGAGATGGTGGCCCAGAAACTTTCTGACAGGGAAGAAGAGCTGAAGGCAAGCTTCCAAAAACTGCAGAAGATTGAGCAAAGCTTGCTTCAGGCCAGTGAGGAGGATACCCAAATGAGGACCCACACCAA TGAGCTAAGGAAAGAGCTGGAGGTGTTGAGAGAAGAAATCAGGCAGCAGGAGAAGAATGCAGAGGAAGATGCCTGTGCTTCCAAGTCGGCTAC GTATCTGGCCCACCTTTATTACCAGATCTGCCACATCGACTGGGACTATTCCTGTGAGCCAACAATGATCAAAGGAA TCCATTATGGACCAGACATTGCTCAGCCTATCAGCCTAGACAGCAGCCAATACTCCTCCTGTTTCATCAGCGACTACCTGTGGAGCCTGGTGAATACATCTTGGTGA
- the SPC24 gene encoding kinetochore protein Spc24 isoform X1 produces MDACVQVGKRQNSNRLETRVRAGRKEETTKRARRKRKFVFVCSRAAKGQISALRISAAANQAEGRQSWSPLGPSAEWCLASEPAMAAHSERIQGREKMSKELLEVMAGGRAVGVLKHNLAKQEQMLDKLLDTQKTAAQLIKELMTAEEMVAQKLSDREEELKASFQKLQKIEQSLLQASEEDTQMRTHTKERAGGVERRNQAAGEECRGRCLCFQVGYVSGPPLLPDLPHRLGLFL; encoded by the exons ATGGACGCATGCGTACAAGTAGGAAAGAGGCAGAACTCAAATAGGCTTG AAACACGGGTGCGGGCGGGGAGGAAAGAAGAAACAACGAAACGGGCGCGCAGGAAGAGGAAGTTTGTATTTGTGTGTTCACGTGCTGCGAAGGGGCAAATCAGCGCCTTACGAATCTCGGCAGCAGCCAATCAAGCGGAGGGGCGCCAGAGTTGGAGTCCTCTCGGACCTAGCGCGGAGTGGTG CTTGGCAAGTGAACCTGCAATGGCAGCCCACAGTGAGCGAATACAAGGCAGGGAGAAGATGAGCAAGGAGCTGCTTGAAGTGATGGCAGGAGGCAGAGCGGTGGGCGTGCTGAAGCACAACCTAGCCAAACAGGAGCAGATGCTTGACAAACTCTTGGATACACAGAAGACCGCAGCACAACTGATCAAAG AGCTCATGACTGCGGAGGAGATGGTGGCCCAGAAACTTTCTGACAGGGAAGAAGAGCTGAAGGCAAGCTTCCAAAAACTGCAGAAGATTGAGCAAAGCTTGCTTCAGGCCAGTGAGGAGGATACCCAAATGAGGACCCACACC AAGGAAAGAGCTGGAGGTGTTGAGAGAAGAAATCAGGCAGCAGGAGAAGAATGCAGAGGAAGATGCCTGTGCTTCCAAGTCGGCTAC GTATCTGGCCCACCTTTATTACCAGATCTGCCACATCGACTGGGACTATTCCTGTGA